acCTCGCTGAAGGAAAATCTGCCTAAAATTTTATGGAACACACTCTAACGGCGAAGATTATTGGCATGATTTTGGAAAGTAATACAACAATTAGATCAAGCCGATTGAAAACGTACCATGGGTTTTGCTTGGTAGATTTGAGCATCCAATATCAAGAGTCGAAGAATCTTTGAACCCACAATTCCCACCGCTCTGTTCGCACTCTGCGCAATACGGATCAATCCATGTCAACGAGGAATACCCTTCGGGAGAGCGACGCCAATAGACCGGAACATGAACCATTTCAGACTTAACAGTACACGACTGCATCGACGGTATGTATCCGTAAAAACTAGTGGGTATAGCCACAACTGTAAAGTTCTCGTCGCTAAGACAATGAATCATCCTCGACAAAGGGGGCAAGGACTCGGAGCTGGAGAAATTCGATGAGCAATTAAGAAACGAGAAGGTCTCATAAATCTGAGTAACGAAAGGTGATCCTGACAGAGTAAAATTGTCGAGTAGGCGCCGTGCAAAGCAGTTTTCAGGGTCTCTAATCGTAATCGCTTGAGTTTGGTAATCAATAAATTGGACGATGAAGTTTCCGGAGTGAGGAAGATTGAGGATTGTTTGGCCTGTTACGCTACAAGAAAGATTGAAACCTGGGTAGCTTCTGCATCCATCGCCGGCAAGACTGAAAGGGAAGCGGACCTCAGGGCCTATGGGACTGCAAGAATCGGAACATAATTGAAGGGTATGTGATATTttgataaagaaaagaaagaagaagagaattaaGAGAGCCATAGTAATTATGTATAGAGACTTTGCATCATGTTAATGAAGGAGGGCGCGTTGTTAATAGCATTTGtttaaattttctatttcaTGACTTTGAATATTGTGTGATCGGGGGGGACTTCGGTTGTGTTCCTACACAGATGTGCACGAAAAGAAAATTCGAaatatctcaaaaaaaaaaaaaaaaaattgcccttttaaaaatgattttcaaatttattggttatgataatataatttatacaatATGAGGGACTGGGTAGCAAACTAAAACATTGTTCAgtattaagtttattttttgaaagaataattaatacgccttttttttttatcaattccaAAATAAGAATATTTCAGCTTATTTGATTTAAgttatttattacttttaaaattcaacAATTACTTTTTCTAAtctctaaattatttataattatatataaaaataaaacttgttataaaaacacttaaactagttgtaatatttttttctaatataataatatgtacacacaaatatataaaaaataaatgtatttttaaattatatattaaatttattttgttgtctactattattaataataaaaaataaaaagaagtatatggttgaattatatttttactttaaaatttataatttaatttatgttaaaattaatatttcgtgattaataaaaatttaaaatatttttatacaagCTAATATTACGAAATATATTAACACTGATTTAACTACATATTTTAAAagtgatttataaattttaaagtaaaaaaaattgataaatcacACCgtattatttttagttttgagataaatatatatctattttaatagtaaaaatatatataacacaTTTCAAGATAGATAAATTTACCTAGCTTAGTTACTGATTATCATCttgaagttttttttattgaacCTTGAAGTTACCTTAAGAGTTGTTAGATACATCAAGCGTTTAAATCAAAATAAGCCTTAAATGACTTGCTTAACGGAAGAGGAGATTTTGATAAGTGCATGTTAGTGCTTGTTAAACTTTATAAATATCATCGATCATTTGTATACAATTATTTTtaggaaaatttattatttaattattaggtattattattattaataaattaattcatcaatttttaaaaaattatgaaaatattttttttctcttagaaatatagtgaaaaattaaattactcctTATTTTTCTAACtaaattatttctttcttttttaaaaggatgaaggaataaatattttatgaacgaaaaaaaaataagaatattctaataaatttttaaaaatatagaaattgacTTATTAATGATGGCAATATTTAACAACCAAATAAGGAGATTTATTTGaaggtaaaatttaattttaaaaattttatatttcattttttatttattttttacagaaaagagaACGTAAAAACTATTTCGTTAAcggttataaaaaataaagatattttaataaatttttaaaaattttaagactaatttatttataataacaatactcgagactaaataataaatctctcttattttgattttgctttaataatataacttaatatttacttttttatatttttaaaatcatgctAAAATTCTATTAATGTAAAATTATTTGCTAATTTTGTTAAATTATGTGAGCTAAATTATATTAAGCAGTGCACTCGTCGTTTCAAATAATAAAGTTGCGAGAAAAATTATCCATCATACAAGTAAATCGATTAAAGAAACTCTTTATGATGGAAGTATTATGGAATAGACTTCACCTTCGTCTATGCATAAAGATCAATCCAATGCAATTTTTATATCATGAGACGGTAAGATTCAGTAAAACtatctaattattattttcaagtAGGATATTCATGTAAACTAAGGGTCCATATTTGAATAATCAGTAATCTAACTCCATGAATCCCTTGTATTTAATTTGTCCTCTTTGTTTAGGAATTAAACAGACGCTTTTAGGATCCCTTTTCGGGCAGCTTATTCCTAATGTGATATGTAACACACTATCTAAAGTTCAATTATACAATCTATTAACAAATAAACCTTAACTTCTCTATTCGAAACTCACTAGATTCATTCATCAATTAATAAACATAAAGCACTAAGAATAATATAGTATAACctcatgaaataaaaataaccgcattaaaattataatagtcaagACAAAATTTTAGGATTCATCTTCTCTAATAAAATATCTACTCCATTTTATAGATGAACAAGAAcaagaagaaagagaaatacatcataaaatttaaaggaAATTAAGAAAAATCAAACCCTTGTCCGACTGTTCCTCTAGCTCCAATTTGCAGATGGTTCTTCTTTATCTTCTAAATGTGGTGACTAGGAGTTCTTTGCAAGGTTCTCTCCCTTTCTTCAGCTCTGATAGCTTTGAGATCTAAAGATAACAAGATGAGGACACATGGATGAGCTGAATATTCTGAATAGTAAATGTTCTAGTTTAGTAAGTGTAGTAATGTTGCTAGGTGTAAAACTTCAGATGGTTTAAGGTTGAAGTTGAATAGAGTTATGAGGttgaagaagaaaaaatagaatcCCCATTCTCGAGACTAGAAGGGCTATATATCTATGCTCGTCCATACAAAGTATACCTAGTGCATATCTCTTCAGAGTGGACCGTTGTACTTTTGACagactttttaattaattcattaatgaCGGGTTAGCTCATTTAATGTTGAGCTAGCTAAGATCATGCTATCTTGACACACGTTATGTCAAGACagtcaaagcatacacatttaAGGCCTCATACAAACTTTTGAGAAGTGGAGCACCCAGACAAAGGTAGCTCAGAGTTTAGGAGCTCGGGTAACTTCTAGCTTCTTTGACCCTTCGGAACCTAGGTTCCCTACTCTTATTGACCGATTGCTTGGTCTTAACTGAGTTGGGATTTTATTATAAGGTACATGTGTCTAAAACTCAAATGAGTCATATCCTTTATATGTTGTCAGATGCATCTTTACCCCTGGATAGTCATTTATGACTATTCTGGTGGGGTAAATAAATCGTTCTATGCCTATTGGCAGCTATTGATCATAGATAGCATGAGAAGACACACCGCCTCCATTGTAGTCTTTGAAAGGTCACCATAAATGTTTCTTGAGTTTCAGACGACTATAAATCATCatacgattctttccttttcaccTTTAATCATTTTGTTTTTGAGATCTTACTTTGCTTCAAGTGTCTTTTGTCTCCttgttcattttcttttttgagaAATCTTTAGTTCCAAGTATGTTACTCTTTTTTGCTATGGCTTTCTTAAGTTTCCCTACGATTGAGAGAATAGCCTCTAGTGTCACTCCCCACAATCTCTCTCGATTTATTCCTAAGAGATTACTTTCTATCAACACATATTACATAAGAGCTCCTCACCCCAATGGGAGAATCACTTTATTTTCTCATTTACCTTCTACTAATTTGGTTGATGCCTAATAGGAGAGAaaactagttttttttttttatacataaaatAGTATGAATATGGACTATCTTTTCCCTTCACCAATCTCTTTAtgacatttttaaattttacaaggTCACCCCTAGGATGTTGACTCCCAATGCTATTTTTTTTCATGAATGCTTTTAAGGCCATGTGTTATGATTGGAGCTTTGCTGGGCCAAGGGGTTTGATGTTATAGGCTTGAAAGAGGAATATGTGTGGGATTTAGAAACAAGATAGGGTATCTTAGATATAGAGTGTAACACATTTCCCCTTCTCATTTAGTGGGAGAAATTATACTTTGCTCGGATAACgttctttttattaaaatatgattTCTTCAAATGCTTGAGTATCAGACCTGAGAGGAACTATCACTCTGTGTGTATATATCccttaattttaatgttttatcaCTTTTAGTTTGAATAATGAGGTTACTAATATTCTTTGTTAATTTTACAATCTCAAAAGAGCCCATGGGTGAGGTTTCCACTCTTAAGAATTTCTCCCTAAGTAGGGACACCATGGGTGAGGTTTCCACTCTTAAGAATTTCTCCCTAAGTAGGGACACCATCTAACATGTTGTCGAGGCTATGAAGTCTTGAAAGACCATGGAAGTGGTAATAAAAATTCTCAGCACTAAGCCATTACCTATTATAGCTTTATAGCCTCTTATGCCGATCGGTAAATGATgtggaaccccagcctattagagactgaaacaaCACATACCCAGAAAATAATTttccaatctaaagcacccttaattaacatgcaattaagaacacttataactgattgattttaagagcagcaagaataagaatcatacaagttagtatcaaaccttattcatgatgcaatgtcaagaaccaaaatctctcttaagctctcaaagaagaatcgcataaagcaattgtattgagtAAATGATAATCTGTCtacaatatagaaaaagagatgcATTATATACCCTAGGACAGCCTAgcctaattaaaataataataataataataagtaaaaacctaaataaagacccatgatctatgccactatccactattggataactacccactactaaataactaTCCATTACTGAATTAGTGATAGGGAATCCGTTAATACAAATACAACATTTGAATGGTCAATAAGGActcatttggcctaattgacttggaatggccagattgttcttcaacttcaaaatgaacttacAAAGCTTTAACATATCCCtttatgaatccttgaagtgctttcttcaacctcttggatctcaaccttgtaattagtccttgaggcaatgctagctcatcatttttggtgttgttggttgtgcttacatcatccctccctcttgaaaaggatttgactatgcggttgtcgaagccggtaaaaaataacctttttggttattcacaattttataattatagatagtggtaaaaggatcgaatccacagacaattgatactcacctatttttcttatcttgaccaagtaaataaactaaaaataaaataaaaaggggggttttgagattgatgaactaaactaggattaaaaataactaagtaaagcaaataatagaataaaggagattcaataatgagaaaagtttTAGttaaagaattggatccacttcagttgttgggattgatcattaacACTTAGGTACTTTTATtcgactcaataaattagttacggaggtggaagacgcttctcacctccaAATCCCTtattaagcatagattaattagggaacgtcctctaattaatctttaatcaacaagttgtcaaggaatgtccttggggcttttagcatcttacaactgtcaattgtattaagaaatagagagacctaattctagctacccaaacgtatggtg
The Manihot esculenta cultivar AM560-2 chromosome 1, M.esculenta_v8, whole genome shotgun sequence genome window above contains:
- the LOC110607217 gene encoding RING-H2 finger protein ATL20 isoform X1 produces the protein MALLILFFFLFFIKISHTLQLCSDSCSPIGPEVRFPFSLAGDGCRSYPGFNLSCSVTGQTILNLPHSGNFIVQFIDYQTQAITIRDPENCFARRLLDNFTLSGSPFVTQIYETFSFLNCSSNFSSSESLPPLSRMIHCLSDENFTVVAIPTSFYGYIPSMQSCTVKSEMVHVPVYWRRSPEGYSSLTWIDPYCAECEQSGGNCGFKDSSTLDIGCSNLPSKTHAGLPRSAKYGIIIGVGIPGLLCIIGVGCYLCGRLRNYNSRSHHSTAEVTITFPHPSSISINGLDGPTIESYPKTLLGESRRLPKPHDNTCPICLCEYQAKETLRTIPECNHYFHAPCIDEWLKMNATCPLCRNSPELSSGVTTPSSLLSTSSSSLSSVQ
- the LOC110607217 gene encoding RING-H2 finger protein ATL20 isoform X2; translated protein: MALLILFFFLFFIKISHTLQLCSDSCSPIGPEVRFPFSLAGDGCRSYPGFNLSCSVTGQTILNLPHSGNFIVQFIDYQTQAITIRDPENCFARRLLDNFTLSGSPFVTQIYETFSFLNCSSNFSSSESLPPLSRMIHCLSDENFTVVAIPTSFYGYIPSMQSCTVKSEMVHVPVYWRRSPEGYSSLTWIDPYCAECEQSGGNCGFKDSSTLDIGCSNLPSKTHGLPRSAKYGIIIGVGIPGLLCIIGVGCYLCGRLRNYNSRSHHSTAEVTITFPHPSSISINGLDGPTIESYPKTLLGESRRLPKPHDNTCPICLCEYQAKETLRTIPECNHYFHAPCIDEWLKMNATCPLCRNSPELSSGVTTPSSLLSTSSSSLSSVQ